One window from the genome of Streptomyces cadmiisoli encodes:
- a CDS encoding transposase, producing MGSKSNRSRRYTAEFKRDVVALVRSSWKTVTEVAREIGICADGTVPTRS from the coding sequence GTGGGAAGCAAGAGCAACCGCAGCAGGCGGTATACGGCGGAGTTCAAGCGGGATGTGGTCGCGCTGGTCCGGTCCTCCTGGAAGACGGTCACCGAGGTGGCCCGGGAGATCGGGATCTGCGCCGACGGCACCGTCCCGACACGATCGTGA
- a CDS encoding amidase domain-containing protein → MLRSKRNTSNAFIGNIIFDDWKNDGKVDHASIITKISNGKIYVSQHNKNYKYRSLAAQRSAEPKMNIWIYRPKLEWY, encoded by the coding sequence ATGCTCCGTTCCAAGCGGAACACGAGCAACGCGTTCATCGGTAACATCATCTTCGACGACTGGAAGAACGACGGGAAGGTCGACCACGCTTCGATCATCACCAAGATCAGCAATGGGAAGATCTACGTGTCCCAGCACAACAAGAACTACAAGTACCGGAGCCTTGCCGCGCAGAGGAGCGCCGAGCCGAAGATGAACATCTGGATCTACCGACCCAAGCTGGAGTGGTACTGA
- a CDS encoding dihydrofolate reductase family protein — protein sequence MSELLVDFITSLDGHASGEGWPGFWGLEGPEYLAWLGEQPEATYLMGANTYRLMSGFAAGEVPTGQDEFRPEEEASVDELTQASKAVFSSSLEEPLTWANSTLVRDDAVEAVRAMKSSGSGLLSTIGSLSLCRSLLRAGLVDRFRVVMFPVITGATGEERIYDGYPDVALEMIEHRTFDGRIQLVEYKPRVLEHPPLGAPA from the coding sequence ATGTCGGAGCTTCTCGTCGACTTCATCACCTCCCTCGACGGCCACGCATCGGGAGAGGGATGGCCCGGGTTCTGGGGCCTTGAGGGCCCGGAGTACCTCGCATGGCTCGGCGAGCAGCCCGAGGCCACCTACCTGATGGGAGCGAACACCTACCGCCTGATGTCGGGCTTCGCCGCAGGCGAGGTACCGACTGGCCAAGACGAGTTCAGGCCCGAGGAAGAGGCGTCCGTCGACGAGCTCACGCAAGCTTCCAAGGCGGTGTTCTCCTCCTCGCTCGAGGAGCCACTGACGTGGGCCAACTCCACGCTCGTCCGCGACGACGCCGTCGAGGCGGTCCGCGCCATGAAGTCGAGCGGCTCGGGGCTCCTCAGCACGATCGGCAGCCTCAGCCTGTGCCGGTCCCTGCTACGCGCCGGACTCGTCGACCGCTTCCGGGTCGTGATGTTCCCGGTGATCACCGGGGCCACGGGCGAAGAACGCATCTACGACGGCTATCCGGACGTTGCCCTCGAGATGATCGAGCACCGCACCTTCGACGGCCGTATCCAGCTGGTCGAGTACAAGCCCCGCGTGCTTGAGCACCCGCCGCTCGGCGCCCCTGCGTGA
- a CDS encoding TetR/AcrR family transcriptional regulator — protein MASKNSTAGKRADALRSIEAIVQAASECLGRNPEASLSEIARAAAVGRVTLYGHFASRAEVVDAAMSRALDRGNEVLDTVDMTGDPRLALARYIEAGWHLVDEARALLAAAQRELSAGRILELHAGPAARVEALVARGRAEGVFRTDLPVAWMVNVLHAVMHSAAEEIRAGRLTSEHAAGHITATVLAAFTPPGAPVPETGGGVQP, from the coding sequence ATGGCGAGCAAGAACTCCACGGCCGGCAAGCGCGCCGACGCGCTGCGCAGCATCGAGGCGATCGTGCAGGCCGCGAGCGAGTGCCTCGGGCGCAACCCAGAGGCGAGCCTGAGCGAGATCGCGCGGGCCGCGGCCGTGGGTCGGGTGACGCTGTACGGCCATTTCGCTTCCCGGGCGGAGGTTGTGGACGCGGCGATGAGCCGCGCCCTCGACCGGGGCAACGAGGTCCTGGACACGGTCGATATGACCGGTGACCCGCGGCTCGCCCTGGCCCGGTACATCGAAGCCGGGTGGCACCTAGTGGACGAGGCGCGGGCGCTGCTAGCCGCCGCGCAACGGGAGCTGTCCGCTGGGCGCATCCTCGAGCTGCACGCCGGGCCCGCCGCCCGGGTCGAGGCGCTGGTTGCGCGCGGCCGTGCCGAGGGTGTCTTCCGTACGGACCTGCCGGTCGCGTGGATGGTCAATGTGCTGCACGCGGTCATGCACAGTGCGGCAGAGGAGATCCGGGCCGGTCGCCTCACCTCCGAGCATGCGGCCGGCCACATCACGGCCACGGTGCTCGCCGCCTTCACACCGCCGGGCGCACCGGTGCCCGAGACCGGCGGCGGGGTCCAGCCGTAA
- a CDS encoding MFS transporter, with the protein MSDTETTTTQAPDAPHPLRWTALGLLGLAQLMLILDITVVAIALPDMGAELDLDRAALTWVVSGYALTFGSLMLLGGRAADLFGPKRVVLAGLAVFTAASLAAGLATGAPLLLTSRIAQGAGAAMLSPAALSVVVRLFDGDERNRALGIWSALGGGGAALGVLLGGLITAGPGWAWVFFVNVPVGLAVLVSLARVLPRLPRAATGSLDVPGAVLVAAATGALIYALIRAGDHGWLDLVTVVLFAAASAGYVVFALWQRRAAAPLMDLRLLGRRPVVAGTFVIAVTTALMVGAFFLGSFYLQNLQGHGALMTGVLFLPVALLTMAAAAAAGRVIGRLGARLLAVMSLAVAAAGFLVPVLWSGTAAMVTGMSVAAAGLGGLFVVASATALASVAPHEAGVASGIVSTFHEFGASAGAAAVSSAAATSIAAHTGAQSASGFDDAFLVATGLAALSAVIVWWLIPAKQQ; encoded by the coding sequence ATGAGCGACACGGAAACCACCACCACCCAGGCCCCGGATGCACCGCATCCGCTGCGCTGGACGGCCCTGGGGCTGCTGGGGCTGGCCCAGCTGATGCTGATCCTCGACATCACCGTCGTCGCGATCGCACTGCCGGACATGGGGGCCGAACTGGACCTGGACCGCGCGGCGCTGACCTGGGTGGTCAGCGGCTACGCCCTGACGTTCGGGAGCCTGATGCTGCTCGGCGGCCGGGCCGCGGACCTGTTCGGCCCGAAGCGGGTCGTCCTGGCCGGGCTCGCCGTCTTCACCGCCGCGTCCCTGGCCGCCGGGCTCGCCACCGGCGCCCCGCTGCTGCTCACGTCCCGCATCGCCCAGGGGGCGGGCGCCGCGATGCTGTCGCCGGCGGCGCTGTCGGTGGTGGTGCGGCTGTTCGACGGCGACGAGCGCAACCGAGCGCTGGGGATCTGGTCGGCGCTCGGCGGCGGAGGCGCCGCTCTCGGCGTGCTGTTGGGCGGGCTGATCACGGCAGGTCCGGGCTGGGCCTGGGTGTTCTTCGTCAACGTCCCCGTCGGCCTGGCCGTCCTCGTCTCACTCGCCCGGGTCCTGCCCCGCCTGCCCCGCGCGGCCACCGGCTCCCTCGACGTACCCGGCGCCGTCCTGGTCGCCGCCGCGACCGGCGCGCTCATCTACGCCCTGATCCGTGCCGGCGACCACGGCTGGCTCGACCTTGTCACCGTGGTCCTGTTCGCGGCTGCGTCCGCCGGCTATGTGGTCTTCGCTCTGTGGCAGCGCCGGGCGGCGGCGCCGCTGATGGACCTGCGGTTGCTCGGTCGGCGGCCGGTAGTGGCGGGCACCTTCGTCATCGCCGTGACTACGGCACTGATGGTGGGGGCCTTCTTCCTCGGCTCTTTCTACCTGCAGAACCTCCAGGGCCACGGGGCGCTGATGACCGGTGTGCTGTTCCTGCCCGTGGCGTTGCTGACCATGGCCGCCGCCGCAGCCGCCGGCCGTGTCATCGGCCGTCTCGGAGCCCGACTGCTGGCGGTGATGTCGCTGGCCGTGGCAGCCGCCGGTTTCCTCGTGCCGGTGCTGTGGTCCGGAACAGCCGCGATGGTCACCGGGATGAGCGTGGCCGCGGCGGGGCTGGGCGGCCTGTTCGTGGTCGCCTCCGCCACCGCGCTCGCCAGCGTCGCCCCGCACGAGGCCGGAGTCGCATCGGGCATCGTCAGTACCTTCCACGAGTTCGGCGCCTCCGCCGGCGCCGCAGCCGTCTCCAGCGCCGCCGCCACGAGCATCGCCGCCCACACCGGCGCCCAGAGCGCATCCGGTTTTGACGACGCGTTCCTCGTCGCCACCGGCCTGGCCGCACTCTCCGCCGTCATCGTCTGGTGGCTGATCCCCGCCAAGCAGCAGTAA
- a CDS encoding aspartate carbamoyltransferase, with protein sequence MNIAKRRLLTAGISTACIGAALGAASWIGGSQQDDGAGRTDRQEAVAERGRSVMPFDLEETTHHFTPTGTGGIQDVIADQPDDAKQVGPIRTHLKQEAKAFGQGDFGDPAQIHGDSMPGLAALEEGYERIDVRYNERTDGATLTYTTDEPALIDALHDWFAAQLSDHGDHAETGH encoded by the coding sequence ATGAACATCGCAAAGCGCCGGCTGCTGACGGCCGGTATCAGCACGGCCTGCATCGGTGCAGCCCTGGGCGCAGCCTCGTGGATCGGCGGCTCCCAGCAGGACGACGGCGCGGGGCGGACCGATCGGCAGGAAGCGGTCGCCGAACGCGGCCGGAGCGTGATGCCCTTCGACCTCGAAGAGACCACCCACCACTTCACCCCGACCGGCACCGGCGGCATCCAGGACGTCATCGCCGACCAGCCCGACGACGCCAAGCAGGTCGGCCCCATCCGCACCCACCTGAAGCAGGAGGCCAAGGCGTTCGGGCAGGGAGACTTCGGCGACCCCGCCCAGATCCACGGCGACAGCATGCCGGGACTGGCCGCACTGGAGGAGGGTTACGAGCGCATCGACGTCCGCTACAACGAGCGGACCGACGGAGCCACCCTGACATACACCACCGACGAGCCCGCCCTGATCGACGCCCTGCACGACTGGTTCGCAGCCCAGCTCAGCGACCACGGCGACCACGCCGAAACCGGCCACTGA
- a CDS encoding GNAT family N-acetyltransferase — protein sequence MDSVNDPYELSVGVPSVAVFRRLRTDAGLSDKDPEAVALALPNTWHGVLLHHEGKPIGMGRIVGDGGIAFQIVDLCLHPAHQGRGLGKRIMAALTEELERRAPATAYVSLIADGPARFLYNKFGFADTATHNSIGMYRVIGKRPAAGQPPAQL from the coding sequence GTGGACAGCGTGAACGACCCCTACGAGTTGAGCGTCGGTGTGCCCTCGGTCGCGGTCTTCCGACGCCTGCGCACCGACGCCGGCCTCTCCGACAAAGACCCCGAAGCGGTCGCGCTCGCCCTGCCCAACACCTGGCACGGGGTACTCCTCCACCACGAGGGAAAGCCCATCGGCATGGGACGGATCGTCGGGGACGGCGGCATCGCCTTCCAGATCGTCGACCTCTGCCTCCACCCCGCCCACCAAGGACGTGGCCTTGGCAAGCGCATCATGGCCGCGCTCACCGAGGAACTCGAACGCCGGGCGCCCGCCACCGCCTACGTCTCCCTGATCGCCGACGGCCCGGCCCGCTTCCTCTACAACAAGTTCGGCTTCGCCGACACCGCCACCCACAACTCGATCGGCATGTACCGCGTCATCGGCAAACGCCCGGCGGCCGGCCAACCACCGGCGCAGCTCTAG
- a CDS encoding sulfite exporter TauE/SafE family protein, translating to MTAPVGVSGAVFLLPVQLSVFGAPNPAVIPTSLLFNVVAGPGALWRYRHDGALRGGLARRLVLGTLPGVVLGAALRVVALSGPGVFRLLIAALLLPLGLRSLTLSRHRPPHAGELPPLTLTGLALAAGIYGIGSLLGPILVGRGLPVARVAPAALAATFATPLVGAATYALLSLVSPGDVAPDWWLGLACGTGGRIGGYLGARLQPRLPERALRLLLGTLAAALDTLYAAQPLT from the coding sequence GTGACCGCCCCCGTCGGCGTGTCCGGAGCGGTATTCCTCCTCCCCGTCCAGCTGAGCGTCTTCGGCGCGCCAAACCCGGCCGTCATCCCGACCAGCCTGCTGTTCAACGTCGTCGCCGGACCGGGCGCCCTGTGGCGCTACCGCCACGACGGCGCCCTGCGCGGCGGCCTCGCCCGGCGCCTGGTGCTGGGCACCCTGCCCGGCGTCGTCCTCGGCGCCGCCCTCCGCGTCGTCGCCCTCTCCGGCCCCGGCGTCTTCCGCCTCCTGATCGCCGCCCTGCTGCTCCCGCTCGGCCTGCGCTCCCTCACCCTGTCCCGCCACCGGCCGCCACACGCAGGCGAGTTGCCCCCGCTCACGCTGACGGGCCTCGCCCTGGCCGCCGGCATCTACGGCATCGGCTCCCTCCTCGGCCCGATCCTCGTCGGCCGCGGCCTGCCCGTCGCCCGCGTCGCCCCGGCTGCGCTCGCCGCCACCTTCGCCACCCCCCTCGTCGGCGCCGCCACCTACGCGCTCCTGTCGCTTGTCAGCCCCGGAGACGTCGCCCCCGACTGGTGGCTCGGCCTCGCCTGCGGCACCGGCGGCCGGATCGGCGGCTACCTCGGCGCCCGCCTCCAGCCCCGCCTACCCGAACGCGCCCTGCGTCTCCTCCTCGGCACCCTCGCCGCAGCCCTCGACACTCTGTACGCAGCCCAGCCCCTGACCTGA
- a CDS encoding DUF6417 family protein has protein sequence MNDDYEHDDLDDIDFAPVEHTVERLALLTLEEAHGLLRLLQTVARQDGPVSPEAYQLAREIAARIPSEN, from the coding sequence ATGAACGACGACTACGAGCACGACGACCTGGACGACATCGACTTCGCGCCCGTGGAGCACACCGTGGAGCGCCTGGCCCTGCTGACCCTGGAAGAGGCGCATGGCCTGCTCCGGCTTCTGCAGACGGTGGCACGGCAGGACGGGCCGGTCTCTCCGGAGGCGTACCAGCTCGCGCGGGAGATTGCCGCTCGGATCCCGTCGGAGAACTGA
- a CDS encoding phosphotransferase family protein — MPGVYLDGLTALHGWDELLVDPPADLAPAARAHLPQLAELEAEWSALAHGNCIVHGDLRADNMVRDHHLGVTFVDWAHATTGPACIDAASLAPQLILAGHAPADVARLLRDHPATASSPETTTVFLAALTGHWHGNARQPAPPGAPGLRAYQHRAAAAGLAILGYRMS, encoded by the coding sequence GTGCCCGGTGTGTACCTGGACGGGCTGACGGCCCTGCACGGCTGGGACGAACTGCTCGTCGATCCGCCGGCCGACCTCGCCCCCGCCGCCCGCGCCCACCTGCCACAGCTCGCCGAACTTGAAGCCGAGTGGTCCGCCCTCGCGCACGGCAACTGCATCGTCCACGGCGACCTGCGGGCCGACAACATGGTCCGCGACCACCACCTTGGCGTGACCTTCGTGGACTGGGCACACGCCACCACCGGTCCGGCCTGCATCGACGCGGCCTCCCTCGCCCCGCAGCTCATCCTCGCCGGACACGCGCCCGCAGATGTCGCCCGGCTGCTCCGTGACCATCCCGCCACCGCCAGCAGCCCCGAGACCACCACCGTGTTCCTCGCCGCGCTCACCGGGCACTGGCACGGCAACGCCCGCCAGCCCGCACCCCCCGGCGCCCCCGGACTGCGCGCCTACCAGCACCGCGCGGCGGCCGCGGGCCTTGCGATCCTCGGCTATCGCATGAGCTGA
- a CDS encoding transposase, with product MVVGCGSLASGRGATAAHLLSAVLDGGRTVSQLREPDKTTEVTGFTKLPAPFDLAGVVVSADALHTHRDHARWLVEAKKAHYLLMVKRNQPTLHRTLRSPPWKKGDRPPLRPRGGTRAT from the coding sequence GTGGTTGTCGGCTGTGGCTCCCTCGCATCCGGGAGGGGAGCCACAGCCGCCCACCTGCTCTCCGCCGTCCTGGACGGCGGACGCACCGTCAGCCAGCTACGCGAGCCGGACAAGACCACCGAGGTCACCGGCTTCACGAAGCTGCCGGCCCCGTTCGACCTGGCCGGTGTCGTGGTGAGTGCCGACGCCCTGCACACCCACCGTGACCACGCCAGGTGGCTGGTTGAGGCGAAGAAGGCGCACTACCTGCTCATGGTCAAGCGGAACCAGCCGACGCTGCACCGCACGCTCCGCTCACCGCCCTGGAAAAAGGGTGACCGCCCGCCGCTACGACCGCGAGGCGGGACACGGGCGACGTGA
- a CDS encoding transposase, with product MAARRGYDDGKSRDGRKRHILTDTDGLLLEVTVTTADVHDSKAAPALLETFMEQPGRLLKLVWVDCAYQGPALAKAFARHGVRVEVVRRCDGRREFVVLARR from the coding sequence ATGGCGGCGCGGCGTGGATACGACGACGGCAAGTCACGTGACGGGCGCAAGCGCCACATCCTGACGGATACCGACGGTTTGCTCCTGGAGGTAACCGTGACCACGGCCGATGTGCACGACTCCAAGGCCGCCCCCGCGCTGCTGGAAACGTTCATGGAACAGCCGGGCCGGCTGCTGAAACTGGTGTGGGTCGACTGTGCCTACCAGGGCCCCGCACTGGCGAAGGCGTTCGCCCGTCACGGGGTGCGCGTCGAGGTCGTGCGCCGCTGCGACGGACGCCGCGAATTTGTCGTCCTAGCCCGCAGGTGA